The proteins below are encoded in one region of Nonomuraea helvata:
- a CDS encoding glycoside hydrolase family 95 protein, whose product MTTRHLLRLSTPAAHFHDGFPLGNGRLGAMAYGGPEVERFDLNLDTFWSGGPQPPPEGPSPAGLLPELRAAIAAGDFERADELGRRMQSGGWTQAYQPLGFIEWRHTAAGEPSGYRRELDLARAVTTVNGLLTSFVSAPAGVLVASARGPLELPEFTSPHPVEVIRDGEWLTITGRAPANVLPDYINREPAVVYGADAPDGDGTVAAGMGFAVVIAVQSTGSGEVRMVAAAADGFRGHAVRPSADTAELARRARAQVEAALSRSTAELLAEHEADYRGYFDRVDLSLPDERAELYYHFGRYLLISSSRPGTQPANLQGIWNADVRPGWSSNYTTNINVQMNYWPAEPAGLPDLHQPLFELIGGLLDTGQDAARHYYGAAGATTHHNTDLWRFSAPVNGDPQWANWSSGLLWLTAHLWDHLEYGGAPELLLPALRSVTSFALDLLVPDAHGNLVMSPSTSPEHHFLTDAGNPAAISAGAAMDQELVREVLTRYCSLADDELAVRAGKALSQLRPVAIDGELLEWYDRRPSQEPGHRHLSHLYGLYPGTRITESGTPDDFEAVRQALATRLHHGSGHTGWSQAWILCLAARLRDPELAERSIAILLDELGSVSLLDLHPHGGRPSGYIFQIDGNFGAVAGMTELLVQSHEGAVSLLKTLPGSWDTGSVRGIRCRGGHTASVAWSAGMLTSAAITAGSDGRLVVEVPGDTPPLTVTCGERAVPAREVSGALAGRRRMTWDATALTRYTLVPEGSL is encoded by the coding sequence GTGACGACCAGACATCTCCTCCGGCTCTCCACACCCGCCGCCCACTTCCACGACGGTTTCCCGCTCGGCAACGGCCGGTTGGGCGCGATGGCGTACGGCGGGCCGGAGGTGGAGCGTTTCGACCTCAACCTCGACACCTTCTGGTCGGGCGGTCCCCAGCCGCCCCCGGAGGGTCCTTCTCCTGCCGGGCTGCTGCCAGAGCTGCGTGCCGCGATCGCCGCGGGCGACTTCGAGCGCGCCGACGAGCTGGGCCGCCGGATGCAGTCCGGCGGCTGGACCCAGGCCTACCAGCCGCTGGGCTTCATCGAGTGGCGTCATACCGCCGCCGGTGAGCCCTCCGGCTACCGCCGAGAGCTCGACCTCGCCCGTGCGGTGACCACGGTGAACGGTCTACTGACCAGCTTCGTCTCCGCCCCCGCCGGGGTGCTGGTCGCGTCGGCTCGCGGGCCGCTCGAACTGCCCGAGTTCACCTCACCGCACCCGGTCGAGGTGATCCGCGACGGAGAGTGGCTTACCATCACCGGCCGGGCGCCCGCGAACGTGCTGCCCGACTACATCAACCGGGAGCCCGCCGTCGTCTACGGCGCGGACGCGCCCGACGGCGATGGCACGGTCGCCGCCGGCATGGGCTTCGCCGTCGTCATCGCGGTCCAGAGCACCGGATCCGGCGAGGTGCGGATGGTCGCCGCGGCCGCCGACGGCTTCCGCGGCCATGCCGTACGGCCCAGCGCCGACACCGCCGAGCTGGCCCGCCGGGCACGCGCGCAGGTCGAGGCGGCACTGTCCCGGAGCACGGCGGAGCTGCTGGCCGAGCACGAGGCCGACTACCGCGGCTACTTCGACCGGGTTGACCTGTCGCTGCCCGACGAGCGCGCCGAGCTCTACTACCATTTCGGCCGCTACCTGCTGATCTCCAGCTCCCGTCCCGGCACCCAACCGGCCAACCTGCAGGGCATCTGGAACGCCGACGTGCGGCCCGGCTGGAGCAGCAACTACACCACCAACATCAACGTCCAGATGAACTACTGGCCCGCCGAGCCCGCCGGCCTGCCCGACCTGCACCAGCCGCTGTTCGAGCTGATCGGCGGCCTGCTCGATACCGGCCAGGACGCGGCCCGGCACTACTACGGCGCCGCCGGAGCCACCACTCACCACAACACCGACCTGTGGCGCTTCAGCGCCCCGGTCAACGGCGATCCGCAGTGGGCCAACTGGTCCTCCGGCCTGCTCTGGCTCACCGCCCACCTCTGGGACCACCTCGAGTACGGCGGAGCACCCGAGCTGCTCCTGCCCGCTCTGCGCAGCGTCACCTCCTTCGCGCTGGACTTGCTGGTTCCCGACGCCCACGGCAACCTGGTGATGAGCCCGTCGACCTCGCCGGAACACCATTTCCTCACCGACGCAGGCAATCCGGCGGCCATCTCGGCGGGCGCGGCCATGGACCAGGAGCTCGTCCGCGAGGTCCTGACCCGTTACTGCTCGCTGGCCGACGACGAGCTCGCCGTACGCGCGGGGAAGGCGCTGTCACAGCTGCGTCCGGTCGCGATCGACGGCGAACTGCTGGAGTGGTATGACCGGCGGCCCTCCCAGGAGCCCGGCCACCGCCACCTGTCCCACCTCTACGGCCTCTACCCCGGCACCCGGATCACCGAGTCGGGGACGCCGGACGACTTCGAGGCGGTACGGCAGGCGCTGGCCACCCGGCTGCACCACGGCAGTGGACACACCGGCTGGAGCCAGGCGTGGATCCTGTGCCTGGCCGCCCGGCTGCGCGACCCGGAACTGGCCGAGCGCTCGATCGCGATCCTGCTCGACGAGCTGGGCTCCGTCTCGCTGCTGGACCTGCATCCCCACGGCGGCCGGCCGTCGGGCTACATCTTCCAGATCGACGGCAACTTCGGCGCTGTCGCGGGGATGACCGAGTTGCTCGTGCAGAGCCACGAAGGCGCGGTCAGCCTGCTGAAGACGCTGCCGGGGAGCTGGGACACGGGATCGGTGCGCGGCATCCGCTGCCGCGGCGGGCACACCGCCTCCGTGGCCTGGTCCGCGGGCATGCTCACGTCGGCGGCGATCACCGCCGGGTCGGACGGACGGCTCGTCGTCGAGGTACCCGGCGACACTCCGCCGCTGACCGTCACGTGCGGCGAGCGAGCGGTCCCGGCCCGGGAGGTCTCCGGCGCGCT
- a CDS encoding carbohydrate ABC transporter permease, which produces MVRESRTDRLFMVGVYVLLATFLAVVLLPLLYILASSLSDPNAVSSGRVTFWPVDFTLRGFQVALSDPQILVGFGNSLFYTAVGTFVSVSLTLMLAYPLSRRDFVGGGLLTRLIVFTMLFGGGLIPTYLVVKSLGMIDTRWALIVPNAIAVWQVIIARTYLRHSIPRELFEAAEIDGASHFRVLWSIVLPLAKPMIAVIALVYAISNWNSYFDALLYLKSDDLYPLQLVLRNILILNTQSNGMDVATAMERQQLADLLKYSLIVISTVPVLLIYPFVARHFTKGLMIGSVKG; this is translated from the coding sequence ATGGTCAGGGAATCGCGGACGGACCGGCTGTTCATGGTCGGTGTCTACGTGCTGCTCGCCACCTTCCTGGCGGTCGTGCTGCTGCCGCTGCTCTACATCCTGGCCAGTTCCCTCAGCGATCCGAACGCGGTCAGCTCCGGCCGGGTCACCTTCTGGCCGGTGGACTTCACCCTGCGCGGCTTCCAGGTGGCACTGTCCGATCCGCAGATCCTCGTCGGTTTCGGCAACTCGCTCTTCTACACGGCCGTGGGAACGTTCGTCAGCGTCAGCCTCACGCTCATGCTGGCCTATCCGCTGTCCCGCAGGGATTTCGTCGGAGGCGGGCTCCTCACCCGGCTGATCGTCTTCACGATGCTGTTCGGCGGCGGCCTCATCCCCACCTACCTGGTCGTCAAGTCTCTCGGCATGATCGACACGCGGTGGGCGCTGATCGTCCCGAACGCGATCGCCGTCTGGCAGGTGATCATCGCGCGCACCTACCTGCGCCACTCCATCCCCCGCGAGTTGTTCGAGGCCGCCGAGATCGACGGCGCCAGCCACTTCAGGGTCCTCTGGTCGATCGTGCTGCCCCTGGCCAAGCCCATGATCGCGGTGATCGCCCTGGTCTACGCGATCAGCAACTGGAACTCCTACTTCGACGCTCTGCTCTATCTCAAGAGCGACGACCTCTATCCGCTGCAGCTCGTGCTGCGCAACATCCTCATCCTCAACACCCAGAGCAACGGCATGGACGTCGCCACCGCCATGGAGCGCCAGCAACTCGCCGATCTGCTCAAGTACTCGCTCATCGTGATCTCGACCGTACCCGTGCTCCTCATCTACCCCTTTGTCGCCCGGCACTTCACCAAGGGCCTCATGATCGGCTCCGTCAAGGGCTGA
- a CDS encoding ABC transporter permease: MATSTRLRRIRRNWQLYLLVAVPVAYFAIFKYIPMANAVIAFKDYSVLDGIWGSEWVGFRHFRAFFDNPVFWTLVSNTFILSAYFLLASFPIPIILALALNEVRRGFFQRTVQLVTYAPYFISTVVVVSMTILILSPSVGLANDALGLFGIPSIDFLGNPDYFRHIYVWSDIWQTAGYSAVVYMAALSGVDPGLYEAARVDGASRLQKIIHVDLPGIMPTAAIILILGVGNIMAVGFEKAFLLQNPLNLSKSEIIATYTYKTGLLNADFSQATAVGLFNSAVNLVLLIVVNRVAKRVSGSGLW; encoded by the coding sequence ATGGCCACTAGCACGCGCCTGCGGCGCATCCGCCGGAACTGGCAGCTCTACCTGCTCGTCGCGGTGCCGGTGGCCTATTTCGCGATCTTCAAGTACATCCCGATGGCCAACGCGGTCATCGCCTTCAAGGACTACAGCGTCCTGGACGGCATCTGGGGCAGCGAGTGGGTCGGCTTCCGGCACTTCCGCGCCTTCTTCGACAACCCGGTCTTCTGGACGCTGGTCAGCAACACCTTCATCCTGTCGGCCTACTTCCTCCTCGCCAGCTTCCCGATCCCGATCATCCTGGCGCTGGCGCTCAACGAGGTCCGGCGCGGGTTCTTCCAGCGGACCGTGCAGCTGGTCACCTACGCGCCGTACTTCATCTCGACGGTCGTGGTCGTCTCCATGACGATCCTCATCCTGTCGCCCAGTGTCGGGCTCGCCAATGACGCGCTGGGGCTGTTCGGCATCCCCTCGATCGACTTCCTCGGCAATCCTGACTACTTCCGGCACATCTACGTGTGGAGCGACATCTGGCAGACCGCCGGTTACTCCGCCGTCGTCTACATGGCCGCGCTGTCCGGAGTCGATCCCGGGCTGTACGAAGCCGCCCGGGTGGACGGCGCCTCCCGCCTGCAGAAGATCATCCACGTCGACCTGCCGGGCATCATGCCGACCGCGGCCATCATCCTGATCCTCGGCGTCGGCAACATCATGGCGGTCGGCTTCGAGAAGGCGTTCCTGCTGCAGAACCCGCTGAACCTGAGCAAGTCGGAGATCATCGCCACCTACACCTACAAGACCGGCCTGCTCAACGCCGACTTCAGCCAGGCCACCGCGGTCGGCCTGTTCAACTCCGCCGTCAACCTCGTCCTGCTCATCGTCGTGAACAGGGTCGCCAAGCGCGTCTCCGGATCGGGGCTCTGGTAA
- a CDS encoding glycoside hydrolase family 2 protein — MPSTCKSLINRSWKFTYGDPSGATEPGYDDSDWYDVGLPHSFGQPYFMEAGFYVGRGVYRRDFVVEHPDKRVALEFQGVFQDAEVYVNGHRVGRHLGGYTAFEMDISEAVRPGMNQLTVRVSNEWNPRLAPRAGEHVFNGGIYRDVSLIVSEKARFAWYGTAVTTDGNRVEIATELVNDGDTPFEGQLDAVVSLDDVELATVSAHISLDAGEATTHRTQLLLDEVRQWHPATPVLYQLDQRLSNGEQASTTFGFRTVEFTTDGGFFLNGEHYLINGANVHQDHAGWSDAVSHAGIRRDVAMIKECGMNFIRGSHYPHHEQFAAECDRQGLLFWSELHFWGVGGHDAEGYWNASAYPPHEEDRAEFEESCLRALTEMIRVNRNHPSIIVWSVSNEPFFTDAEVMPAAKKLITRLVDLAHQLDPTRPAAVGGAQRGGFDELGDLAGYNGDGAALFHQPPWPSLVTEYGSAIENRPGVYGPRYTDGVEIDHPWRAGIALWCAFHHGSIITDMSRMGFIDYFRVPLRSYYWYRNKLRGIEPPVWPSEGTARALRLSSDTETIGTDGTDDAYLRVELVDESGAVISDERTVTIEVLEGGGLFPTGTSIELPVVDGIGAIEFRSHYAGVNVLRASAEGLEPATLTILATGGPEWTGQPRKLPSGPPSRRYRPGSERLLSANRPVFSSGSPAHNVTDYSTEHGWSGEWVRVDLEGAWRLRRIEVRFGEGADVPFVIETDDGAQVAAGLTGGGPARVELDALLAHEVSVRFPAGPAELIEVRVYGH; from the coding sequence GTGCCTTCCACCTGCAAGAGCCTGATCAACCGGTCATGGAAGTTCACCTACGGAGACCCGTCCGGCGCCACCGAGCCCGGCTATGACGACAGCGACTGGTACGACGTCGGCCTGCCGCACTCCTTCGGCCAGCCGTACTTCATGGAAGCCGGCTTTTATGTGGGTCGTGGCGTCTACCGGCGGGACTTCGTCGTCGAGCACCCGGACAAGCGCGTCGCCCTGGAGTTCCAGGGCGTGTTCCAGGACGCCGAGGTCTATGTCAACGGCCACCGCGTCGGCCGGCACCTGGGCGGCTACACCGCTTTCGAGATGGACATCTCCGAGGCGGTCCGGCCCGGGATGAACCAGCTCACCGTACGGGTGAGCAACGAGTGGAACCCGCGTCTGGCGCCGCGGGCGGGAGAGCACGTCTTCAACGGCGGGATCTACCGCGACGTGTCGCTGATCGTCAGTGAGAAGGCCCGCTTCGCCTGGTACGGCACGGCGGTCACCACCGACGGCAACCGCGTCGAGATCGCCACCGAACTCGTCAACGACGGGGACACCCCCTTCGAGGGGCAGCTCGACGCCGTGGTGAGCCTGGACGACGTCGAGCTAGCGACTGTTAGCGCTCACATCAGCCTGGATGCGGGCGAGGCCACTACCCACCGGACGCAGCTGCTGCTCGACGAAGTCCGGCAGTGGCACCCTGCCACCCCGGTCCTCTACCAGCTCGACCAGCGACTGAGCAACGGTGAGCAGGCGAGCACGACCTTCGGGTTCAGGACCGTCGAGTTCACCACCGACGGCGGCTTCTTCCTCAACGGCGAGCACTACCTCATCAACGGCGCCAACGTCCACCAGGACCACGCCGGCTGGAGCGACGCGGTGAGCCACGCCGGCATCCGCCGCGACGTCGCGATGATCAAGGAGTGCGGCATGAACTTCATCCGCGGCTCTCACTATCCCCATCATGAGCAGTTCGCCGCCGAATGCGACCGGCAGGGCCTGCTGTTCTGGTCGGAGCTGCACTTCTGGGGCGTCGGCGGCCACGACGCGGAGGGCTACTGGAACGCCAGCGCCTACCCGCCGCACGAGGAGGACCGCGCCGAGTTCGAGGAGAGCTGCCTGCGCGCGCTCACCGAGATGATCCGTGTCAACCGCAACCACCCCAGCATCATCGTCTGGAGCGTCAGCAACGAGCCCTTCTTCACCGACGCGGAGGTGATGCCGGCGGCCAAGAAGCTCATCACCCGCCTGGTGGACCTGGCTCACCAGCTCGACCCGACCAGGCCTGCCGCGGTCGGCGGCGCGCAGCGGGGCGGCTTCGACGAGCTCGGCGACCTGGCCGGCTACAACGGCGACGGCGCGGCCCTCTTCCACCAGCCGCCCTGGCCCAGCCTGGTCACCGAGTACGGCAGCGCCATCGAGAACCGGCCCGGCGTCTACGGTCCGCGCTACACCGACGGCGTCGAGATCGACCACCCCTGGCGGGCCGGGATCGCGCTGTGGTGCGCCTTCCACCACGGCAGCATCATCACCGACATGAGCCGGATGGGCTTCATCGACTACTTCCGCGTGCCGCTGCGCTCCTACTACTGGTACCGCAACAAGCTGCGCGGCATCGAGCCCCCCGTCTGGCCGAGCGAGGGCACCGCGCGAGCCTTACGGCTGAGCTCCGACACCGAGACGATCGGCACGGACGGCACCGACGACGCCTACCTCCGGGTCGAACTCGTCGACGAGAGCGGCGCGGTCATCTCCGACGAACGCACGGTGACCATCGAGGTCTTGGAGGGCGGCGGCCTCTTCCCGACCGGCACCTCGATCGAGCTGCCCGTCGTGGACGGGATCGGGGCGATCGAGTTCCGTTCCCACTATGCCGGGGTCAACGTCCTGCGCGCGAGCGCCGAGGGTCTGGAGCCCGCCACCCTCACGATCCTGGCGACCGGTGGCCCCGAGTGGACCGGTCAGCCGCGCAAACTGCCCTCTGGGCCGCCGAGCCGGCGCTATCGGCCCGGCAGCGAGCGGCTGCTGTCGGCCAACCGGCCGGTGTTCAGCAGCGGATCACCCGCTCATAACGTCACCGACTACAGCACCGAGCACGGCTGGAGCGGCGAGTGGGTCCGCGTCGACCTGGAGGGTGCGTGGCGGCTACGGCGGATCGAAGTCCGGTTCGGTGAGGGGGCCGACGTACCGTTCGTCATCGAAACCGACGACGGCGCCCAGGTGGCGGCCGGTCTGACCGGAGGCGGCCCGGCCCGCGTGGAACTGGACGCCCTGCTCGCCCACGAGGTGTCGGTGCGCTTCCCCGCCGGGCCGGCGGAACTGATCGAGGTGAGGGTGTATGGCCACTAG
- a CDS encoding LacI family DNA-binding transcriptional regulator produces MAKRVTINDVAQAAGVSRQTVTRAINGMGEINEQTKQRVLEACERLGYRPSRFARNLVARKKTRAIGYLVASFRNPYYTEIAGDLLNAAAARGWHVLMASTETEEESAAMEMLAGEVDLFMGHFFLPDDDLAQVCRGVPLVMVDRLMDRSGMHSVEIDLREGVRHAIEALRARGVRHLGMIDSDFTMRDSPTYHPSLRREWFEELAGAESARMITVGEESLAGGGKAFAELVAAHPEVDAVLVYNDLMAIGAVQASHALGIEVPGRVRICGIDGLSLGEAVLPRLTTLSMGREAVVKAALDIAEELAAADFAPLPPMRRVVNPCLIWRESA; encoded by the coding sequence ATGGCGAAGCGTGTGACGATCAACGATGTGGCCCAGGCTGCAGGGGTTTCCCGGCAGACCGTGACCCGCGCGATCAACGGAATGGGAGAGATCAACGAGCAGACGAAACAGCGTGTCCTGGAGGCGTGCGAGCGCCTCGGCTACCGGCCGAGCCGGTTCGCCCGCAATCTCGTCGCCAGGAAGAAGACCCGCGCGATCGGCTACCTGGTCGCCTCGTTCCGCAACCCGTACTACACCGAGATCGCCGGGGACCTGCTCAACGCAGCCGCGGCTCGGGGCTGGCACGTGCTGATGGCCTCGACGGAGACGGAGGAGGAGTCGGCGGCCATGGAGATGCTGGCGGGGGAGGTGGACTTGTTCATGGGCCACTTCTTCCTGCCGGACGACGACCTCGCGCAGGTCTGCCGGGGAGTTCCGCTGGTCATGGTGGATCGCCTGATGGACCGGTCCGGCATGCACTCGGTGGAGATCGATCTGCGTGAGGGTGTACGGCATGCGATCGAGGCGCTGCGAGCCAGGGGCGTACGGCACCTCGGGATGATCGATTCCGACTTCACCATGCGGGACTCGCCGACCTACCATCCCTCGCTCCGGCGGGAGTGGTTCGAGGAGCTGGCGGGCGCCGAGTCGGCACGAATGATCACGGTCGGGGAGGAGTCGCTGGCCGGTGGCGGGAAGGCCTTCGCCGAGCTCGTGGCCGCCCACCCGGAAGTGGATGCCGTGCTCGTCTACAACGACCTCATGGCCATCGGCGCCGTGCAGGCCTCGCACGCGCTCGGCATCGAGGTGCCCGGGCGGGTCAGGATCTGCGGTATAGACGGGCTGAGCCTGGGCGAGGCGGTGCTCCCGCGGCTGACGACGTTGTCGATGGGGCGTGAGGCCGTGGTGAAAGCCGCGCTGGACATCGCCGAAGAGCTCGCCGCGGCCGACTTCGCTCCGCTGCCGCCCATGCGTCGGGTTGTCAACCCGTGTCTGATCTGGCGCGAATCCGCCTGA
- a CDS encoding glycosyl hydrolase family 95 catalytic domain-containing protein, which produces MATAGAAGLPPAIFNGRAAAAVPPQLTLPQRGIYDTAAAAGWTDAFLTGNGEYGAMLYGAPSLEKVVFTHHRFVLPNGTRNVTPPVLSGRLAGVRDKALAGDFNGATSDFTSGWSLRWTQTFHPGYELQISAPGVTTVNDYARITDFRTGEVTSTWTDGYGTWSRRAFASRADGVIVHELTPAPGRTIDTTLSVNTGLSGVPGSVGFTTLATVANGDGYLNLRGRYPAGQGAFGYEGVTRVIATGGSVRVSGSAIVVASATKLVLLTKLDRYESSTAWDAKPLHTALAALSADYTGLLTRHTALHTALYDRSRLDLNVSAADRQLSTSELIARQNANRNVIDLALLERMYDSGRYLFLSSSGILPPRLTGLWTGAWDAAWAGDFTTDANVNFQVAGGNILSLTEAMDGYFNLILGQINDWRTNARNLYGARGLLAPSRTDGEYGKMLHFDGGFPGHTWIGGADWLLYPLLEYYQVTGDATFYRTKLAPVLIELASFYEDFLTRTDANGKVIFVPCFSMENSPGNTGRQLSINATGEIAAGKHALQAAIEAANFLGTEQGPGQGVQRWTALLAKMPDYRINGDGALAEWSWPSLSDRYNHRHVQHMYPLWPLHEINPEDKPDLIRYASRALDLRGDEAGEAHGAIHRSLARARLKDGAGVYTNVRKILGNNMIFRSLMTSHNPNLAIYNADAANSLPAILAEALIYTRPGILELLPALPDQFAKGTITGVRGRNRIRIESLTWDIGARTVTATVVSDITQTVTLISRRGIASVSTGASVAASPLGSYARQVSLTAGTTTQITVELGAGGPSTGVVRLVNRNSGKVLDVSGASTADGAAIVQWRWNGGPNQQWRMLQNSDGSLRLSGVGSGKVLSSPNANQGAALVQATDNNGANQQWKLLPAATSGYYRLVNIGNGLCADVEGGSTTDGARIIQWPGNNGANQEWQIVTI; this is translated from the coding sequence GTGGCCACCGCCGGCGCTGCCGGGCTGCCTCCGGCAATCTTCAATGGCCGAGCGGCTGCTGCCGTGCCGCCGCAGCTGACGCTGCCGCAACGCGGCATCTACGATACGGCCGCCGCGGCAGGTTGGACCGATGCCTTCCTGACCGGCAACGGTGAGTACGGGGCCATGCTCTACGGTGCGCCCAGTCTGGAGAAGGTGGTCTTCACCCATCATCGGTTCGTGCTGCCCAACGGCACCCGTAACGTGACTCCGCCGGTGCTGTCGGGCCGATTGGCGGGGGTCAGGGACAAGGCGCTTGCCGGCGACTTCAACGGTGCCACCAGTGACTTCACCTCCGGCTGGTCGTTGCGCTGGACCCAGACCTTCCATCCGGGTTATGAGCTGCAGATCAGCGCCCCAGGGGTGACGACGGTCAACGACTACGCCCGGATCACCGATTTCAGGACCGGTGAGGTCACCTCGACGTGGACCGACGGTTACGGTACGTGGAGCCGCCGGGCTTTCGCTTCTCGAGCCGACGGGGTCATCGTCCACGAGCTCACTCCCGCGCCGGGCCGGACGATCGACACCACGCTGAGCGTCAACACAGGCCTGAGCGGCGTGCCGGGGTCGGTCGGCTTCACCACCCTGGCCACGGTCGCCAACGGTGATGGCTACCTGAACCTGCGGGGCAGATACCCCGCCGGGCAGGGGGCTTTCGGCTATGAGGGCGTCACCCGGGTGATCGCGACCGGCGGTTCGGTACGGGTGAGCGGGTCGGCCATCGTGGTGGCCTCGGCGACCAAGCTCGTGCTGCTGACCAAACTCGACCGCTACGAGTCGTCCACCGCGTGGGACGCGAAACCGCTGCACACGGCGCTGGCCGCGCTGAGCGCCGACTACACGGGCTTGCTCACGCGGCATACTGCCCTGCACACCGCGCTGTACGACCGTTCACGCCTCGACCTGAACGTCAGCGCCGCCGATCGGCAATTGTCGACCAGCGAGTTGATCGCGCGGCAGAATGCCAACCGCAATGTCATCGACCTCGCGTTGTTGGAGCGGATGTACGACTCCGGCCGTTACCTGTTCCTCAGTTCCAGCGGCATCCTGCCGCCCCGGCTGACCGGCCTGTGGACGGGCGCCTGGGACGCGGCATGGGCCGGCGACTTCACCACCGACGCCAACGTCAACTTCCAGGTCGCAGGCGGCAACATCCTGTCCCTCACCGAAGCCATGGACGGCTACTTCAACCTGATTCTCGGCCAGATCAACGACTGGCGCACCAACGCCAGAAACCTCTACGGCGCTCGCGGCCTGCTCGCTCCCTCCCGGACCGACGGCGAGTACGGCAAGATGCTGCACTTCGACGGCGGGTTCCCCGGGCACACCTGGATTGGCGGCGCCGACTGGCTGCTCTATCCGCTGCTCGAGTACTACCAGGTCACCGGTGACGCCACCTTCTATCGCACCAAGCTCGCTCCGGTCCTGATCGAGCTCGCGTCGTTCTACGAGGACTTCCTCACCCGCACCGACGCCAACGGCAAGGTCATCTTCGTGCCGTGCTTCTCCATGGAGAACAGCCCCGGCAACACGGGCAGGCAGTTGTCGATCAATGCGACCGGCGAGATCGCCGCGGGCAAGCACGCGCTGCAGGCCGCCATCGAGGCTGCTAACTTCCTCGGCACCGAGCAGGGCCCAGGCCAAGGCGTGCAACGCTGGACCGCCTTGCTGGCCAAGATGCCCGATTACCGGATCAACGGCGACGGGGCGCTCGCGGAATGGTCGTGGCCCAGCCTGAGCGACCGATACAACCACCGTCACGTACAGCACATGTACCCGCTCTGGCCGCTGCACGAGATCAACCCCGAAGACAAACCCGACCTGATCCGCTACGCGAGCCGCGCCCTGGATCTGCGAGGGGACGAGGCAGGGGAGGCTCACGGCGCCATCCACCGCAGCCTCGCCCGAGCCCGGCTCAAGGACGGCGCCGGCGTGTACACCAACGTGCGGAAGATTCTGGGCAACAACATGATCTTCCGGTCGTTGATGACCTCGCACAACCCGAACCTGGCGATCTACAACGCCGATGCCGCCAATTCGCTGCCCGCGATTCTCGCCGAGGCATTGATCTACACGAGGCCCGGCATCCTAGAGTTGCTGCCCGCCCTGCCCGATCAGTTCGCCAAGGGCACGATCACCGGGGTGCGCGGCCGCAACCGCATCCGGATCGAGTCCCTCACATGGGACATCGGCGCCCGGACCGTCACCGCCACCGTCGTCTCCGACATCACCCAGACCGTAACGCTCATCTCCCGGCGCGGGATCGCTTCCGTTTCCACCGGTGCGAGCGTCGCCGCCTCGCCGTTGGGCAGCTACGCCAGGCAGGTGTCACTCACCGCAGGTACGACTACCCAGATCACCGTCGAGTTGGGCGCCGGCGGCCCGTCCACCGGCGTCGTCCGCCTGGTCAACCGCAACAGCGGTAAGGTGCTTGACGTCTCGGGCGCCTCCACCGCCGACGGCGCCGCCATCGTCCAATGGCGCTGGAACGGCGGGCCCAACCAGCAGTGGCGGATGTTGCAGAACTCCGACGGCTCCTTACGGCTGTCCGGTGTCGGCAGCGGCAAGGTCCTCAGCAGCCCGAACGCCAACCAGGGCGCCGCACTCGTCCAGGCGACCGATAACAACGGCGCGAACCAGCAGTGGAAACTCCTTCCCGCAGCCACAAGCGGCTACTACCGACTCGTCAACATCGGCAACGGATTGTGCGCGGACGTCGAAGGGGGCTCCACAACCGACGGCGCCCGAATCATCCAATGGCCTGGCAACAACGGCGCCAACCAGGAATGGCAGATCGTCACCATATGA
- a CDS encoding STAS domain-containing protein has translation MTEGEDLRMHRAGIRPETCDGGRRPRQASSARNAPARHPKGMTQLTITIKQRPRFALLELEEELDHQTHPALLHALDGLLTASRPRIVVDTAQLEFCDSHGLWVLIDAQSRAEKRGGALRLIGVQGSLARLLTVTQLVDLFPPYSDLTQAPAWPARD, from the coding sequence ATGACCGAAGGCGAAGACCTGCGCATGCACCGGGCCGGGATACGACCTGAGACCTGTGACGGCGGACGCCGGCCGCGCCAGGCTTCGAGCGCCAGGAACGCGCCCGCTCGGCATCCGAAAGGCATGACACAGTTAACGATCACTATCAAGCAGCGTCCCCGCTTCGCCCTCCTGGAGTTGGAGGAAGAGCTGGATCACCAGACCCATCCCGCCCTGCTGCACGCGCTGGATGGGCTGTTGACCGCTTCCCGGCCGCGCATCGTGGTCGATACCGCGCAGCTGGAGTTTTGTGACTCCCATGGCCTGTGGGTCCTCATCGACGCCCAGAGCCGGGCCGAGAAACGTGGCGGGGCGCTGCGGCTGATCGGTGTGCAGGGCAGCCTGGCCCGGCTGCTCACGGTCACCCAGCTGGTGGATCTGTTCCCCCCTTACAGCGATCTGACGCAAGCCCCGGCCTGGCCCGCTCGCGATTGA